The proteins below come from a single Thalassotalea ponticola genomic window:
- a CDS encoding amidohydrolase family protein, whose amino-acid sequence MAIVDIHSHFFPKSWPDLHAKFGGDWPWLKHQEHGKAMVMKGQLAFRPIYSACWDPAVRLEEMDRDGVSKQIISATPILFAYDKPAEQALYCAQLFNDAAIEICSHNPSRLFALSQVPLQDIDLACKEASRAKSIGHVGVQIGNHVGLKNMDDEGVLTFLQHCANENISVFVHPWDMMASERTKDYMMGWTVGMPAETQLSIVSLILGGGFDRLSTDLKICFAHGGGSFAFLLGRLDNAWHHRDIARGKAQKPPSAYLDRFYLDSAVFDHDALDLLVKKMGTDRLMFGSDYPFPLGEQRMGQLVKTAVNLNEQQKQQILATNAEQFFQI is encoded by the coding sequence ATGGCTATCGTTGATATTCACTCGCACTTTTTCCCTAAGTCTTGGCCTGATTTACACGCAAAATTTGGCGGTGATTGGCCATGGCTCAAACACCAAGAACACGGTAAAGCTATGGTAATGAAGGGGCAACTGGCATTTCGGCCGATTTACTCAGCGTGTTGGGACCCTGCAGTGCGCCTTGAAGAAATGGACCGAGATGGGGTTAGTAAACAGATCATTTCAGCCACGCCAATTTTATTCGCCTACGACAAACCCGCTGAACAAGCATTGTATTGTGCACAGTTGTTTAACGATGCGGCCATCGAAATATGCTCGCATAACCCCAGTCGGTTATTCGCCCTATCGCAAGTTCCCCTGCAAGATATTGATTTGGCATGTAAAGAGGCCTCTCGGGCAAAAAGTATTGGTCATGTTGGTGTTCAAATTGGCAATCACGTTGGTTTGAAAAACATGGATGATGAAGGAGTACTTACCTTCTTACAGCACTGTGCCAATGAGAACATTAGTGTCTTTGTACATCCTTGGGACATGATGGCCAGTGAACGTACCAAAGATTATATGATGGGCTGGACGGTCGGAATGCCCGCCGAAACTCAATTGTCGATAGTGTCGTTGATTTTGGGTGGTGGTTTTGATCGCTTGTCGACTGACTTAAAAATTTGTTTTGCTCACGGCGGGGGCTCGTTTGCCTTTTTATTAGGTCGCCTTGATAACGCATGGCATCACCGAGATATTGCTCGTGGCAAGGCACAAAAACCACCGAGTGCCTACTTAGACCGATTTTACCTCGACAGCGCGGTATTTGATCACGACGCGTTAGATCTACTAGTGAAAAAAATGGGTACCGACCGATTGATGTTTGGCAGCGATTACCCCTTTCCGCTTGGCGAGCAACGGATGGGCCAATTAGTCAAAACCGCCGTCAACCTAAACGAACAGCAAAAGCAACAAATTTTGGCGACCAACGCTGAACAGTTCTTTCAAATTTAA
- a CDS encoding 3-hydroxyanthranilate 3,4-dioxygenase gives MTSLTAFNFHAWIEEHKHLLKPPVGNVQVWPNTDMMVTVVGGPNQRTDFHDDPVEEFFYQLKGDMVLKVIEDGQIKDVVIREGDVFFLPKHVRHSPQRPQEGSIGLVIEPKRPDGMKDGFEWYCFGCSALVHRTEVSLTSIVDDLPKVYQAFYNDETARTCPQCGEMHPGKQPPAGWVTIPDTDSVNSNTSSSKG, from the coding sequence ATGACATCGTTAACCGCATTTAACTTTCACGCGTGGATTGAAGAGCACAAACACCTGCTAAAGCCGCCGGTTGGCAACGTGCAAGTTTGGCCAAATACCGACATGATGGTAACCGTTGTCGGAGGTCCCAATCAACGCACAGATTTTCACGATGACCCTGTTGAAGAGTTTTTTTATCAGCTCAAAGGAGACATGGTGTTAAAAGTCATCGAAGACGGGCAAATCAAAGACGTGGTCATTCGCGAAGGTGATGTGTTCTTTTTACCAAAACACGTGCGTCACTCCCCCCAGCGCCCACAGGAGGGAAGTATCGGCCTCGTCATTGAACCCAAGCGCCCCGATGGCATGAAAGACGGTTTTGAATGGTACTGCTTTGGTTGCAGCGCGTTAGTGCACCGCACCGAGGTAAGCTTGACTTCAATTGTCGATGACCTACCAAAGGTGTATCAAGCCTTTTACAACGACGAAACCGCACGAACCTGTCCTCAGTGCGGTGAGATGCATCCGGGCAAACAACCGCCCGCGGGTTGGGTCACTATCCCGGATACTGACTCTGTTAATTCAAACACCTCTTCGAGCAAGGGCTAA
- a CDS encoding RidA family protein: MTTQAKVVAGKASPRGKFPHLKRAGDFIFVSGTSSRLPDNTFAGVEVDEMGATQLDIRQQTKAVINNIADILGSVDATLDDLVEINTFLVNMNDFAGYNEVYGQYFDYDGPVRTTVAVHQLPHPHLLIECKAVAYKPIK; encoded by the coding sequence ATGACAACACAAGCCAAAGTCGTCGCCGGAAAAGCGTCACCCAGGGGCAAATTTCCCCATTTAAAGCGCGCAGGCGATTTTATCTTTGTCTCGGGCACGTCGTCGCGTTTACCCGACAATACCTTCGCCGGTGTTGAAGTCGACGAGATGGGGGCGACACAATTAGATATTCGCCAACAAACCAAAGCGGTTATCAATAATATCGCCGATATTCTTGGCTCTGTTGATGCGACACTGGATGACTTAGTGGAGATAAATACGTTTTTAGTCAATATGAACGACTTCGCAGGTTATAACGAAGTGTACGGACAATACTTCGATTACGACGGTCCCGTGCGCACTACCGTTGCTGTGCACCAATTACCACACCCGCATTTGTTGATTGAATGCAAAGCCGTAGCCTACAAACCGATCAAATGA
- a CDS encoding 2-hydroxymuconic semialdehyde dehydrogenase codes for MENPYILPEQTPCYVDGEFIYTDQYVSNTNPVNGQNLGQLCEANQALIEQAVTAARYAQNHTWGKMTSQQRCQLLHQVADKIAENEQAFIQAEMADTGKSLQQLTQIDIPRGTANFRIFADMVKSYAGESFITEQTNGDKALNYTIHKPLGVVAIISPWNLPLLLATWKIAPALACGNSVIVKPSEETSSTMYLLAQIMDEVGIPKGAFNLLLGRGEVVGDPLTRHPGIDAITFTGATKTGSQIMKNAAANVKPVSFELGGKNSAIVFADADLEKALNGVTRSSFTNCGQVCLCTEKVYVHRSIFDAFVEGLKQRAESLTIGYPTDPDVFMGPLVSKQHRDKVLSYFQLASQEGAQFITGGSIPVFNDDRDNGFFIQPTIITGLDDDARTNQEEIFGPICHLSVFDDEDEVIARVNNTRYGLAASIWTDNLTRAHRTAAQIDVGMVWVNTWFLRDLRTPFGGCKLSGIGREGGQHSLSFYSQTSNICIQIDN; via the coding sequence ATGGAAAATCCGTATATTCTACCTGAACAAACACCCTGCTATGTTGATGGGGAATTTATTTATACAGACCAATACGTTAGCAACACCAACCCGGTTAATGGGCAAAACCTAGGTCAGCTGTGCGAAGCCAACCAAGCACTTATCGAACAAGCAGTCACTGCCGCCCGATATGCTCAAAACCACACGTGGGGCAAAATGACGAGCCAACAGCGCTGTCAACTGTTGCATCAAGTAGCAGATAAAATCGCCGAGAACGAACAGGCATTTATCCAAGCTGAAATGGCTGATACCGGGAAATCATTGCAGCAATTAACGCAAATCGACATTCCCCGTGGCACGGCAAACTTTCGCATTTTTGCCGATATGGTGAAATCTTACGCTGGTGAGAGTTTCATTACCGAACAAACCAATGGCGATAAGGCTCTCAATTACACCATTCACAAGCCGCTAGGTGTGGTTGCTATTATTTCTCCTTGGAATTTGCCTCTGTTGTTAGCGACGTGGAAAATCGCACCAGCCTTGGCCTGTGGTAACTCAGTAATCGTCAAACCATCGGAAGAAACCTCGTCAACCATGTACTTACTCGCCCAAATTATGGATGAAGTTGGTATTCCAAAGGGCGCATTTAACCTATTACTGGGCCGAGGTGAGGTGGTTGGTGACCCGCTCACTCGTCATCCTGGGATCGATGCTATCACCTTTACTGGCGCGACCAAAACCGGCTCACAAATCATGAAAAATGCGGCAGCCAACGTAAAACCGGTCTCATTTGAGCTCGGTGGCAAAAATTCTGCGATCGTTTTTGCCGACGCCGATTTGGAAAAAGCCCTTAACGGCGTCACTCGTTCGAGTTTTACCAACTGTGGCCAAGTGTGTTTATGCACCGAAAAAGTCTATGTACATCGCTCTATTTTCGACGCATTTGTCGAGGGCTTAAAGCAGCGAGCTGAAAGCCTAACCATTGGCTACCCGACGGATCCCGATGTTTTTATGGGGCCATTGGTTTCAAAGCAGCACCGCGATAAGGTGCTCTCGTACTTTCAACTTGCCAGTCAGGAAGGCGCGCAGTTTATCACTGGCGGAAGCATTCCCGTGTTCAACGACGATCGCGATAACGGCTTTTTCATCCAACCGACTATCATCACCGGCCTCGATGATGATGCGCGTACCAATCAAGAAGAAATATTTGGTCCAATTTGTCACCTCAGTGTATTTGATGACGAAGACGAAGTCATCGCTCGGGTTAACAATACCCGCTACGGCTTAGCAGCCTCTATTTGGACTGACAACCTAACTAGGGCACATCGCACTGCAGCGCAAATAGATGTGGGCATGGTATGGGTAAACACTTGGTTTTTACGCGATTTACGCACGCCATTTGGCGGCTGCAAATTATCGGGTATCGGCCGCGAAGGCGGTCAACACTCACTGAGCTTTTACAGTCAAACAAGCAATATTTGTATTCAAATAGACAATTAA
- a CDS encoding alpha/beta hydrolase, translated as MGYRQFTSQQLAQQYSPSSCIDDINVFLQDYRKSSEQALLWAQQQGRIEANVAYGSDEDERLDLYLPTAKPSGKLQVYIHGGYWQQLGKQDSAFAANAFQQLGCHFAVINYSLAPKVSLSAIVEQNRKAIVWLYQHAERFGYDRQQIYISGSSAGAHLAMLMAQTNWQQYGLEEQQVIRGVCAVSGIYDLEPIAQTYINEPLHLTADEIDTLSPMHLPLPNQCPVIIAYGDNETAEFKRQSDDMAARLNTASMVIADRNHFNVVMELGNVNSPLCQAVIEQMMVT; from the coding sequence ATGGGCTATCGCCAATTCACTAGCCAACAGTTAGCACAACAATATTCACCCAGTAGCTGTATCGATGACATAAATGTGTTTTTGCAGGATTATCGCAAAAGCAGTGAGCAGGCACTGCTATGGGCACAACAGCAAGGGCGTATCGAGGCCAACGTTGCTTACGGCAGTGACGAAGATGAGCGCCTTGATTTGTATTTACCCACAGCCAAGCCAAGTGGCAAATTGCAGGTATATATTCACGGTGGTTATTGGCAACAGCTCGGCAAACAAGACAGTGCATTTGCCGCCAATGCGTTTCAACAGCTAGGGTGTCACTTTGCGGTGATAAACTACAGTTTAGCGCCCAAAGTGAGTTTGTCGGCGATAGTTGAGCAAAACCGCAAGGCGATTGTGTGGCTTTATCAACACGCCGAACGCTTTGGCTATGATCGTCAGCAAATATATATCAGTGGCAGTTCTGCTGGCGCACACTTGGCCATGCTAATGGCGCAAACCAATTGGCAACAATACGGCTTAGAAGAGCAACAAGTGATTCGAGGGGTGTGTGCGGTTAGTGGTATTTACGATTTAGAGCCAATAGCACAAACCTATATCAATGAGCCGTTACATTTAACTGCCGATGAAATAGATACGCTCAGCCCAATGCACTTACCTCTCCCTAATCAATGCCCAGTTATAATCGCTTACGGCGATAATGAAACCGCCGAATTCAAGCGGCAAAGTGACGATATGGCGGCGCGCTTGAACACGGCGAGTATGGTCATAGCCGATCGCAATCACTTTAATGTCGTTATGGAGCTTGGTAATGTTAATAGCCCATTGTGTCAGGCCGTTATTGAACAGATGATGGTGACGTAA
- a CDS encoding LysR family transcriptional regulator produces MDFSKSQLSMSHLKMIATIAESDTVKQAAERLFITQPALTNRIREAERRLNTRLFVRHGRKLIISSAGKRLLHSANKILEELARVEHDIARLTDGVEQVIRLGLPSYASFKWLPQAMQVFAQELPQVELEINANNQLQPLAALTRGDIDIALVCSDQQTLRVDDKLYQSVCVLQDELVVCLSNHNPLINKDYLDIDDFKQATYITNSTVPEKHREYELFFKPNNIIPKKVLQVGFNDAIIELINVNLGISIMSKYLVEPYRQTHQIGTAKVKQDGLNVYWHLVCAKQPQIQAPANLLADALTAYGAEITSPSSVQ; encoded by the coding sequence ATGGATTTTTCTAAAAGTCAGCTGTCGATGAGTCACTTAAAAATGATCGCCACTATTGCCGAGTCGGATACCGTTAAGCAAGCTGCTGAGCGTTTATTTATCACCCAACCAGCGCTCACCAATCGCATCAGAGAAGCTGAGCGGCGGTTGAATACCCGCTTGTTTGTTCGTCATGGGCGCAAGTTAATTATTTCGTCAGCAGGCAAGCGTTTACTGCATTCGGCTAATAAAATATTGGAAGAATTGGCTCGGGTTGAACACGATATTGCGCGTTTAACCGATGGCGTTGAACAAGTCATTCGTCTCGGGCTACCGAGTTACGCATCGTTTAAATGGTTACCACAAGCGATGCAAGTATTTGCTCAAGAATTGCCACAGGTAGAATTAGAGATCAACGCCAACAATCAGCTACAGCCTTTGGCCGCGTTAACGCGTGGAGATATCGATATCGCCTTGGTTTGCAGTGATCAACAAACACTGCGAGTTGACGATAAGCTGTACCAATCAGTCTGCGTTTTACAAGATGAACTGGTGGTTTGTTTAAGTAACCACAACCCGCTCATTAACAAAGACTACTTGGATATCGATGACTTTAAACAAGCCACCTATATCACCAATTCAACGGTGCCCGAAAAACACCGAGAGTACGAGTTGTTTTTCAAGCCCAACAATATTATCCCAAAAAAAGTATTACAAGTGGGTTTTAACGATGCCATCATTGAGCTGATCAATGTCAATTTAGGCATCTCTATTATGTCCAAATATCTAGTTGAACCGTATCGACAAACTCATCAAATAGGCACAGCCAAAGTAAAACAAGACGGGTTAAATGTTTATTGGCACTTGGTTTGTGCCAAGCAGCCGCAGATCCAAGCGCCAGCAAATTTATTAGCGGATGCGTTAACGGCTTACGGCGCAGAAATTACGTCACCATCATCTGTTCAATAA